In Marinihelvus fidelis, one genomic interval encodes:
- the rplX gene encoding 50S ribosomal protein L24, which produces MKRIKKGDEVIVTTGRSKGQKGNVLRVMEDRLLVENVNMVKRHTKADPNRNIAGGIVEKEAPIHVSNVALFNPATGKADRVGVKTLDDGSKVRVFRSNGEAVDI; this is translated from the coding sequence ATGAAACGTATTAAGAAAGGCGACGAAGTCATCGTCACCACCGGCCGCAGCAAGGGCCAGAAAGGCAACGTGCTGCGCGTGATGGAAGACCGCCTGTTGGTGGAAAACGTGAACATGGTCAAGCGCCACACGAAGGCTGACCCCAACCGCAACATCGCGGGCGGGATCGTCGAGAAGGAAGCGCCCATTCACGTCTCCAACGTGGCGCTGTTCAACCCGGCGACCGGCAAGGCCGACCGCGTGGGCGTCAAGACGCTGGACGATGGCAGCAAGGTGCGCGTGTTTCGCTCAAACGGCGAAGCCGTCGATATTTAA
- the rplE gene encoding 50S ribosomal protein L5, producing the protein MARLHDYYKDELVPKLMKELGVENVMAVPKITKITLNMGVGEAAIDKKVMERAVQDLATVTGQAPVVTKARKSVASFKIRDGWPIGAKVTLRREKMWEFLDRLVNVAIPRVRDFRGLSRKSFDGRGNYSFGVKEQIVFPEIDFDQVDAIRGMDITITTTAKDDVEGLALLKAFSFPFKDK; encoded by the coding sequence ATGGCCAGATTACACGACTATTACAAAGACGAACTGGTGCCGAAGCTCATGAAGGAGCTCGGTGTCGAGAACGTGATGGCGGTGCCGAAGATCACCAAGATCACCCTGAACATGGGTGTGGGTGAAGCGGCGATCGACAAGAAGGTGATGGAACGCGCCGTGCAGGACCTGGCGACCGTGACCGGCCAGGCGCCGGTGGTCACCAAGGCACGCAAGTCCGTGGCTTCTTTCAAGATCCGTGATGGCTGGCCGATTGGTGCCAAGGTCACGCTGCGCCGCGAAAAGATGTGGGAGTTCCTGGATCGCCTGGTGAACGTGGCGATCCCCCGTGTGCGTGACTTCCGTGGCCTGAGCCGCAAGTCATTCGACGGCCGGGGCAACTACTCGTTCGGCGTGAAGGAGCAGATCGTGTTCCCGGAAATCGATTTCGACCAGGTCGACGCGATCCGTGGCATGGACATCACCATCACGACGACGGCTAAAGACGATGTGGAAGGCCTGGCGCTGCTGAAAGCGTTCAGCTTCCCGTTCAAGGACAAGTGA
- the rpsN gene encoding 30S ribosomal protein S14, translating into MAKKSMINRENRRAKLVKKYADKRAQLKAIVADPEQDFEAKQDAMFALQKLPRDSSPARQRNRCALSGRPRGFYRKFGLGRNKLREAAMRGDVPGLRKASW; encoded by the coding sequence ATGGCCAAGAAGAGCATGATCAACCGCGAGAATCGTCGCGCGAAGCTGGTGAAGAAGTACGCCGACAAGCGTGCACAGCTGAAGGCGATTGTCGCCGATCCGGAACAGGATTTCGAAGCCAAGCAGGACGCGATGTTCGCCCTGCAGAAGCTGCCCCGGGATTCGAGCCCGGCACGCCAGCGTAACCGCTGCGCGCTGTCCGGTCGTCCCCGTGGTTTCTATCGCAAGTTCGGCCTGGGTCGCAACAAGCTCCGCGAAGCCGCCATGCGCGGTGACGTGCCGGGCCTGCGCAAGGCCAGCTGGTAA
- the rpsH gene encoding 30S ribosomal protein S8: protein MSMSDPISDMLTRIRNAQATNKASVSMPSSKVKTGIAAVLKEEGYINDFAVAENDGKPQLEITLKYFQGKGAIDMVKRYSRPGLRQYRGKGELPRVFDGLGVAIVSTSRGIMTDKAAREAGHGGEVLCFVA, encoded by the coding sequence ATGAGCATGAGTGATCCGATTTCGGACATGTTGACCCGGATTCGCAACGCGCAGGCCACCAACAAGGCCAGCGTGAGCATGCCGTCTTCCAAGGTGAAGACCGGTATCGCAGCGGTGCTGAAGGAAGAGGGTTACATCAATGATTTCGCTGTTGCCGAAAACGATGGCAAGCCGCAGCTGGAAATCACCCTGAAATACTTCCAGGGCAAGGGTGCCATTGACATGGTGAAGCGCTACAGCCGTCCCGGCCTGCGCCAGTACCGTGGCAAGGGTGAACTGCCGCGCGTTTTTGATGGCCTGGGTGTCGCTATTGTCAGCACGTCCCGCGGCATCATGACCGACAAGGCCGCTCGCGAAGCGGGCCATGGCGGCGAAGTGCTGTGTTTCGTGGCCTGA
- the rplF gene encoding 50S ribosomal protein L6: protein MSRVANNPITIPQGVDFNVDGQQVRVKGPKGNMALDLHPSISLEMGEGDCSVKWSSKKDVAMAGTFRALLNNMVLGVSEGFERKLTLVGVGYRAQAQGTKLNLQLGFSHPIDYDMPEGVSVETPTQTEIVLKGCDKQRVGQAAAEIRAFRPPEPYKGKGVRYSDERVVRKEAKKA from the coding sequence ATGTCACGCGTAGCGAATAATCCGATCACGATCCCGCAGGGTGTCGACTTCAACGTCGACGGCCAGCAGGTTCGTGTCAAGGGTCCCAAGGGCAACATGGCACTGGACCTGCATCCGTCGATCAGCCTGGAAATGGGCGAGGGCGACTGCTCGGTCAAGTGGAGCAGCAAGAAGGACGTGGCCATGGCCGGCACCTTCCGCGCCCTGCTGAACAACATGGTGCTGGGTGTCAGTGAAGGCTTCGAGCGCAAGCTCACCCTGGTCGGCGTGGGTTACCGCGCCCAGGCCCAGGGCACCAAGCTGAACCTGCAGCTGGGATTCTCGCACCCGATCGATTACGACATGCCGGAAGGTGTTTCAGTGGAAACGCCGACCCAGACGGAAATCGTTCTGAAGGGCTGCGACAAGCAGCGGGTTGGACAGGCTGCGGCTGAAATTCGCGCCTTCCGTCCGCCGGAACCATACAAGGGCAAAGGCGTTCGTTACAGCGACGAGCGCGTGGTCCGTAAGGAAGCCAAGAAGGCTTAA
- the rplR gene encoding 50S ribosomal protein L18: MNKKTSRLRRARKSRARILKLDVPRLTVHRSGRHIYAQVIAAGGGNVLAAASTVQKDVIKGLDSTGNKAAAAAVGKAIAEKATAAGVDTVAFDRSGFKYHGRIKELADAAREGGLKF, encoded by the coding sequence ATGAACAAGAAGACTTCAAGACTTCGCCGCGCCCGCAAGTCACGCGCCCGCATCCTCAAGCTGGATGTGCCGCGCCTGACGGTGCACCGCAGTGGTCGTCACATTTACGCCCAGGTCATCGCCGCTGGCGGTGGCAACGTTCTGGCCGCGGCTTCGACCGTCCAGAAAGACGTGATCAAGGGCCTGGACAGCACCGGCAACAAGGCAGCCGCCGCGGCCGTAGGCAAGGCGATTGCCGAGAAAGCCACGGCAGCCGGTGTGGACACGGTCGCGTTCGATCGTTCCGGCTTCAAGTATCACGGCCGGATCAAGGAACTGGCCGACGCGGCCCGCGAAGGCGGACTGAAATTCTGA
- the rpsE gene encoding 30S ribosomal protein S5, whose protein sequence is MSNIDRDNGDGMLEKLVSVNRVAKVVKGGRIFGFTALSVVGDGNGKVGFGYGKAREVPVAIQKSMEKARANMINVPLNGTTLWHPVKATHSGSRVYMQPASEGTGVIAGGPMRAVLEAVGVHNVLAKSLGSNAPINLVRATIKGLQQMYSPESVAAKRGKPVDEIKANLG, encoded by the coding sequence ATGTCAAATATCGACAGAGACAATGGCGACGGGATGCTGGAAAAGCTGGTATCCGTGAACCGCGTGGCCAAGGTGGTCAAAGGCGGCCGGATCTTCGGCTTCACCGCGCTGAGCGTGGTCGGCGATGGCAACGGCAAGGTGGGTTTCGGTTATGGCAAGGCGCGTGAAGTGCCGGTCGCCATCCAGAAGTCCATGGAAAAGGCTCGCGCCAACATGATCAATGTGCCGCTGAACGGCACCACCCTGTGGCACCCGGTGAAAGCCACGCACAGTGGCTCACGTGTTTACATGCAGCCCGCCTCAGAGGGTACCGGTGTGATTGCCGGCGGCCCGATGCGTGCCGTGCTGGAAGCCGTGGGTGTTCACAACGTGCTGGCCAAGAGCCTGGGTTCAAACGCGCCGATCAACCTGGTGCGCGCGACCATCAAGGGTCTGCAGCAGATGTACAGCCCCGAATCGGTGGCCGCCAAGCGCGGTAAGCCGGTCGACGAAATCAAGGCGAACCTGGGTTAA
- the rpmD gene encoding 50S ribosomal protein L30: MAKKDTIKVTLVRSPISAQPSHRECVRGLGLKRMHHTVELEDTPSVRGMVNKINYMVRVEEG, translated from the coding sequence ATGGCCAAGAAAGACACGATCAAGGTCACCCTGGTGCGTTCTCCGATCAGCGCGCAGCCGAGCCACCGCGAGTGTGTTCGCGGCCTGGGCCTGAAGCGGATGCACCACACGGTGGAACTGGAAGACACGCCGTCCGTTCGCGGTATGGTGAACAAAATCAACTACATGGTACGAGTGGAAGAAGGCTGA
- the rplO gene encoding 50S ribosomal protein L15, whose amino-acid sequence MKLNQLSPAEGSKKARKRVGRGIGSGLGKTAGRGHKGQKSRSGGFHKVGFEGGQMPLQRRLPKRGFASRTQRFNAELRLYQLASVKVDVIDLDVLKEAGLVAADVRNVKVINTGEIDRAVTLKGIRATKGAQSAIEAAGGKVE is encoded by the coding sequence ATGAAACTGAATCAGCTGAGCCCCGCCGAGGGCAGCAAGAAGGCGCGTAAGCGCGTCGGCCGTGGTATCGGTTCCGGCCTGGGCAAGACCGCGGGTCGCGGTCACAAGGGCCAGAAATCCCGTTCCGGCGGTTTCCACAAGGTGGGCTTCGAAGGCGGCCAGATGCCGCTGCAGCGTCGCCTGCCCAAGCGTGGCTTCGCCTCACGCACGCAGCGGTTCAACGCCGAGCTGCGCCTGTACCAGCTGGCTTCAGTCAAGGTCGACGTCATTGACCTGGACGTGCTGAAGGAAGCTGGCCTGGTCGCCGCCGACGTGCGCAATGTCAAGGTCATCAACACCGGTGAGATCGACCGGGCCGTTACCCTGAAAGGCATCCGTGCCACGAAGGGCGCCCAGTCCGCGATTGAAGCGGCCGGAGGCAAGGTCGAATAA
- the secY gene encoding preprotein translocase subunit SecY, giving the protein MARSPSQMADTLGGIGRLTELRQRLLFVFIALIVYRVGTFIPVPGVSPQALLQFMNSQEGTIIDVFNLFTGGALERFSLFALGVMPYISASIIMQLMSSVIPQLQQLKKEGSSGRQKITQYTRVFTIVLAAFQAGSVAIALQAQTNVVYAPGFGFLFTAVVTLTAGSVFLMWLGEQITERGVGNGISLIIFAGIVAGLPRAVFGTMELVNTGQLSIPAVLMIGALVLGVIYFIVKVERGQRRITVNYAQRQGRVAYQNQQTHLPLKLNMSGVIPAIFASSIVIFPSTLATWFSSTEQLSWMTDVAAALTPGNLPYTILFSGLIIFFCFFYTAIVFNSKETADNLKRSGAFIPGIRPGRQTADYIDTVLTRLTMVGSLYLVAVCLLPDIMQVFWSVPFYFGGTSVLIVVVVIMDFIAQVQAHLISHKYDSLMKKANLKSYGRSGVVRR; this is encoded by the coding sequence ATGGCGCGTTCGCCCTCACAAATGGCGGATACCCTGGGTGGCATCGGTCGATTGACGGAACTCCGTCAGCGGCTGCTGTTCGTATTCATCGCGCTGATCGTGTACCGCGTCGGTACGTTCATTCCCGTTCCGGGTGTGAGCCCGCAGGCGTTGCTGCAGTTCATGAACTCGCAGGAAGGCACGATCATCGATGTGTTCAACCTGTTCACCGGTGGCGCGCTGGAGCGTTTCTCCCTGTTCGCCCTGGGTGTGATGCCCTACATTTCAGCCAGCATTATCATGCAGCTGATGTCGAGCGTTATTCCGCAGCTGCAGCAGCTGAAGAAGGAAGGCTCGAGCGGGCGCCAGAAGATCACCCAGTACACGCGTGTGTTCACGATCGTGCTGGCGGCCTTCCAGGCCGGTTCCGTGGCCATTGCCCTGCAGGCGCAGACCAACGTGGTCTACGCGCCGGGTTTCGGGTTCCTGTTTACCGCCGTGGTCACGCTGACCGCCGGTAGCGTGTTCCTGATGTGGCTGGGCGAGCAGATCACCGAGCGTGGCGTGGGTAACGGTATCTCGCTGATCATCTTCGCCGGTATCGTCGCGGGCCTGCCGCGGGCCGTGTTCGGCACGATGGAACTGGTCAACACCGGCCAGCTGAGTATCCCGGCCGTGCTGATGATCGGTGCGCTGGTCCTGGGCGTGATTTACTTCATCGTCAAGGTCGAGCGTGGCCAGCGTCGCATTACCGTGAACTACGCGCAGCGCCAGGGCAGGGTGGCTTACCAGAACCAGCAGACGCATTTGCCGCTGAAGCTGAACATGTCCGGTGTGATCCCGGCCATTTTCGCCTCCAGCATCGTGATCTTCCCGTCGACCCTGGCCACCTGGTTCAGTTCGACGGAGCAGCTCAGCTGGATGACGGACGTCGCCGCGGCACTGACGCCGGGTAACCTGCCGTACACGATCCTGTTTTCAGGCCTGATCATCTTCTTCTGTTTCTTCTACACGGCGATCGTGTTCAATTCGAAGGAGACGGCGGACAACCTGAAGCGTTCAGGCGCGTTTATTCCGGGGATCCGCCCGGGGCGCCAGACGGCGGACTACATCGATACTGTGCTGACGCGCCTGACCATGGTGGGGTCGCTCTACCTGGTGGCGGTCTGCCTGCTGCCGGACATCATGCAGGTGTTCTGGTCAGTGCCGTTCTATTTCGGCGGCACATCCGTGCTGATCGTGGTGGTCGTGATCATGGACTTCATTGCCCAGGTCCAGGCCCACCTGATTTCGCATAAGTACGACAGCCTGATGAAAAAGGCCAATTTGAAATCCTACGGCCGTTCGGGCGTGGTGAGACGATAA
- the rpmJ gene encoding 50S ribosomal protein L36: MKVQASVKKICRNCKVVRRRGVVFVICTDPKHKQRQG; the protein is encoded by the coding sequence ATGAAAGTGCAAGCTTCAGTCAAGAAAATTTGCCGCAATTGCAAAGTCGTGCGTCGCCGTGGTGTGGTCTTCGTGATCTGCACCGACCCGAAGCACAAGCAGCGCCAGGGCTAA
- the rpsM gene encoding 30S ribosomal protein S13 → MARIAGVNLPVQKHTWVALTQIYGIGRTRALQICEAAGIEPSTKVRDLTEPEVETVRAEVARFNVEGDLRREVAMNIKRLMDLGCYRGLRHRRGLPVRGQQTKTNARTRKGPRRPIKR, encoded by the coding sequence ATGGCTCGCATCGCGGGTGTCAATTTGCCAGTCCAGAAACATACCTGGGTGGCCCTGACGCAGATTTACGGCATTGGCCGCACGCGCGCTTTGCAGATTTGTGAAGCGGCTGGCATCGAGCCGTCTACGAAGGTTCGTGATCTGACCGAACCGGAAGTTGAAACCGTTCGCGCGGAAGTCGCACGCTTCAATGTTGAAGGCGACCTGCGTCGTGAAGTTGCAATGAACATCAAGCGCCTGATGGACCTGGGTTGCTACCGTGGACTGCGCCACCGCCGTGGCCTGCCGGTTCGCGGTCAGCAGACCAAGACCAACGCACGTACCCGTAAGGGTCCGCGTCGTCCGATCAAGCGATAA
- the rpsK gene encoding 30S ribosomal protein S11 — translation MAKPKARVKKKVKRTVVDGIAHVHASFNNTIITLSDRQGNVLSWATSGGAGFRGSRKSTPFAAQVAAENAGRAAQDYGLKNLEVRVKGPGPGRESSVRALHALGYKITNIVDVTPIPHNGCRPPKKRRV, via the coding sequence ATGGCTAAGCCTAAAGCAAGAGTCAAGAAGAAGGTCAAACGCACAGTGGTCGATGGGATCGCCCACGTCCATGCGTCCTTCAACAACACGATCATCACCCTCAGCGACCGGCAGGGCAACGTGCTGTCGTGGGCCACGTCCGGCGGCGCCGGCTTCCGTGGTTCACGCAAGAGCACGCCGTTTGCCGCGCAGGTGGCCGCAGAGAATGCCGGCCGCGCCGCGCAGGACTACGGCCTGAAGAACCTGGAAGTACGCGTCAAGGGCCCTGGCCCGGGTCGCGAGTCTTCGGTTCGTGCACTGCATGCGCTGGGATACAAGATCACCAACATCGTGGACGTGACGCCCATTCCGCATAACGGATGTCGTCCGCCTAAAAAGCGCCGCGTCTAG
- the rpsD gene encoding 30S ribosomal protein S4: MARYTGPTCKLARREGVDLGLKSPSRGLESKCKLNQPPGQHGGSRRQRLSDYALQLREKQKVRRIYGILEKQFRNYYKKAAQQKGSTGENLLNLLEGRLDNVVYRMGFAVTRAQARQLVSHKSVTVNGSKVNIPSYQVSEGDTIGLTEKARNQLRVKEAITLSQELDVVGGWLDVNADKAEGVFKRQPDRDELPADINEQLIVELYSK; this comes from the coding sequence ATGGCAAGGTATACAGGACCCACCTGCAAGCTGGCGCGTCGTGAAGGCGTTGACCTTGGGCTGAAGAGCCCGTCGCGCGGCCTGGAATCAAAGTGCAAGCTGAACCAGCCCCCGGGTCAGCATGGCGGCAGTCGTCGTCAGCGCCTGTCCGACTACGCGCTGCAGCTGCGTGAGAAGCAGAAAGTTCGTCGTATTTACGGCATCCTGGAAAAGCAGTTCCGCAACTACTACAAGAAGGCGGCGCAGCAGAAGGGTTCCACCGGCGAAAACCTGCTGAACCTGCTGGAAGGCCGCCTTGATAACGTGGTCTACCGCATGGGCTTTGCGGTGACCCGCGCCCAGGCTCGCCAGCTGGTGTCGCACAAGTCAGTGACCGTCAACGGTTCGAAGGTCAATATTCCTTCCTACCAGGTGTCCGAAGGCGACACCATCGGCCTGACCGAAAAGGCACGCAACCAGTTGCGCGTCAAGGAAGCGATCACGCTGAGCCAGGAGCTGGACGTCGTTGGCGGCTGGCTGGATGTCAACGCCGACAAGGCCGAGGGCGTGTTCAAGCGCCAGCCGGACCGTGATGAACTGCCGGCCGACATCAACGAACAGCTCATCGTCGAGCTGTACTCCAAGTAA
- a CDS encoding DNA-directed RNA polymerase subunit alpha: protein MMDAIDKMLKPKAVGVDEINPNRARISLEPLERGFGHTLGNALRRVLLSSIPGCAIVEVEIDGVLHEYTAVEGLQEDIIEVLLNLKGVALRMHEREEATLTLSKKGTGPVTAGDITVDHDVEVVNPEHVICHLTKDGSINMQLKIARGVGYQPAAQLTIGDQESRPIGRLMLDASFCPVRRVAYSVEAARVEQRTNLDKLVLDIETNGTLNCEAAVKLAANILADQLSVFVDFKARTEAIEEEKSQEIDPVLLRPIDDLELTVRSANCLKAESILYIGDLVQRTEVELLKTPNLGKKSLTEIKDVLTQHELSLGMKLENWPPAALASV, encoded by the coding sequence ATGATGGATGCGATTGATAAAATGCTGAAACCCAAGGCGGTTGGTGTTGACGAGATCAACCCGAACCGCGCCCGTATCTCTCTCGAGCCTCTCGAGCGTGGTTTCGGGCACACCCTGGGCAACGCGCTGCGGCGCGTGCTGTTGTCTTCCATTCCCGGCTGCGCCATCGTCGAAGTCGAGATCGACGGCGTGCTGCACGAGTACACGGCGGTTGAAGGCCTGCAGGAAGACATCATCGAGGTTCTGCTGAACCTGAAGGGCGTCGCGCTGCGCATGCACGAACGCGAAGAAGCGACCCTGACCCTGAGCAAGAAGGGCACGGGCCCGGTCACCGCGGGCGACATCACCGTCGACCACGATGTCGAAGTGGTCAACCCGGAGCACGTGATCTGCCACCTGACCAAGGACGGCAGCATCAACATGCAGCTGAAGATCGCGCGTGGCGTGGGTTACCAGCCGGCCGCGCAGCTGACCATCGGTGACCAGGAAAGCCGCCCGATTGGCCGCCTGATGCTGGACGCGTCTTTCTGCCCGGTTCGCCGCGTGGCGTACTCCGTAGAAGCGGCCCGTGTTGAACAGCGCACCAACCTCGACAAGCTGGTCCTGGATATCGAGACCAATGGCACCCTGAACTGCGAAGCAGCGGTCAAGCTGGCTGCCAACATTCTCGCCGACCAGCTGTCCGTGTTCGTCGATTTCAAGGCGCGCACCGAAGCCATTGAGGAAGAGAAGTCCCAGGAAATCGACCCGGTGCTGCTGCGCCCGATCGACGACCTCGAACTGACGGTTCGCTCAGCCAACTGCCTGAAAGCCGAGAGCATCCTGTACATCGGCGACCTGGTGCAGCGCACCGAGGTGGAACTGCTGAAGACCCCGAACCTGGGCAAGAAATCGCTGACTGAGATCAAGGACGTGCTGACCCAGCACGAACTGTCCCTCGGCATGAAGCTGGAAAACTGGCCGCCCGCGGCCCTGGCCTCCGTCTGA
- the rplQ gene encoding 50S ribosomal protein L17, whose protein sequence is MRHQKAGRKLNRNSSHRKAMFRNMATSLFKHEIIKTTLPKAKELRRVAEPLITLAKEDSVSHRRTAFDRLRDKEVVGKLFEEIGPRYQERPGGYLRILKCGHRAGDNATMAYVELVDRPRADGEVVEAE, encoded by the coding sequence ATGCGTCACCAGAAAGCTGGCCGTAAGTTGAACCGGAACTCATCGCACCGCAAGGCGATGTTCCGCAACATGGCAACCTCGTTGTTCAAGCACGAGATCATCAAGACCACGCTGCCGAAGGCCAAGGAACTTCGCCGCGTCGCCGAGCCGCTGATCACGCTGGCAAAGGAAGACAGTGTGTCACACCGTCGTACCGCCTTTGACCGCCTGCGCGACAAGGAAGTGGTTGGCAAGCTGTTCGAAGAGATCGGCCCGCGGTACCAGGAGCGTCCGGGTGGTTACCTGCGCATCCTGAAGTGCGGCCACCGCGCCGGCGACAACGCCACCATGGCGTATGTCGAACTGGTCGACCGTCCGCGCGCGGATGGCGAAGTGGTGGAAGCCGAGTAA